One region of Streptococcus salivarius genomic DNA includes:
- the ffh gene encoding signal recognition particle protein translates to MAFESLTERLQGVFKNLRRKGKLSEKEVQEVTKEIRLALLEADVALPVVKTFIKRVRERAVGHEIIDTLDASQQIIKIVNEELTEILGSETSEIEKSPKIPTIIMMVGLQGAGKTTFAGKLANKLIKEQEARPMMIAADIYRPAAIDQLKTLGQQINVPVFDMGTETPAVEIVKNGLEQARANKNDYVLIDTAGRLQIDETLMQELHDIKDFAHPNEILLVVDSMIGQEAANVAKEFNEQLDITGVVLTKIDGDTRGGAALSIREITGKPIKFTGTGEKITDIETFHPDRMSSRILGMGDLLTLIEKASQEYDEKKSLELAEKMRENTFDFNDFIDQLDQVQNMGPMEDLLKMLPGMANNPALANVKVDEKQIARKRAIVSSMTPEERENPDLLTPSRRRRIANGSGNTFIEVNKFIKDFNQAKQMMQGVMSGDMEQMMRQMGLNPNNLPKNMPNMPDMGNMDMSALEGMMGGAGMPDLGNMDLSQMLGGGLKGKVGSFAMKHAMKRQANKMKKAKKKRK, encoded by the coding sequence ATGGCTTTTGAAAGCTTAACGGAACGCTTGCAAGGCGTTTTCAAAAATTTAAGACGTAAAGGAAAACTTTCAGAGAAAGAAGTTCAAGAAGTCACTAAAGAGATTCGTTTGGCACTTCTTGAAGCAGACGTAGCGCTACCAGTCGTTAAGACATTTATTAAACGTGTTCGTGAACGTGCTGTAGGTCACGAAATCATTGATACTCTTGATGCTTCACAACAAATTATCAAGATTGTTAATGAAGAATTGACAGAGATTCTTGGGTCTGAAACATCTGAAATTGAAAAATCTCCAAAGATTCCAACAATCATTATGATGGTTGGTCTCCAAGGGGCTGGTAAGACAACCTTTGCTGGTAAATTGGCTAATAAGTTGATTAAGGAACAAGAGGCCCGTCCAATGATGATTGCGGCGGACATCTATCGTCCAGCAGCCATTGATCAGTTGAAGACTTTGGGGCAACAAATCAATGTTCCTGTTTTTGATATGGGAACAGAGACACCAGCAGTTGAGATTGTCAAAAATGGTTTGGAACAAGCGCGTGCCAACAAGAATGACTATGTCTTGATTGATACGGCTGGTCGTTTGCAGATTGACGAGACTCTCATGCAAGAATTGCATGATATTAAGGATTTTGCTCATCCAAACGAAATTCTCTTGGTTGTGGATAGCATGATTGGTCAGGAAGCTGCTAACGTTGCCAAGGAGTTCAACGAACAGCTAGATATCACTGGTGTTGTTCTTACTAAAATTGATGGGGACACACGTGGTGGTGCGGCTCTTTCTATTCGTGAGATTACCGGCAAGCCAATCAAATTTACGGGTACTGGTGAGAAAATTACGGATATCGAGACTTTCCACCCAGACCGTATGTCAAGTCGTATTTTGGGTATGGGTGACCTTCTTACCCTTATCGAAAAAGCTTCTCAAGAGTACGATGAGAAAAAATCTCTTGAGTTGGCTGAAAAGATGCGTGAAAACACCTTTGACTTCAATGACTTCATTGACCAATTAGACCAGGTACAAAATATGGGTCCAATGGAGGATTTGCTCAAGATGTTGCCAGGTATGGCTAACAATCCAGCCTTGGCTAATGTTAAAGTAGATGAAAAACAAATTGCGCGCAAACGTGCTATCGTATCATCTATGACACCTGAAGAACGTGAAAATCCAGATCTTTTGACACCAAGTCGTCGTCGCCGGATTGCCAATGGTTCAGGGAATACCTTCATCGAAGTAAACAAGTTTATTAAAGACTTTAACCAGGCAAAACAAATGATGCAAGGTGTTATGTCTGGTGATATGGAGCAAATGATGCGTCAAATGGGTCTTAACCCAAATAATTTGCCAAAAAACATGCCAAATATGCCGGATATGGGTAATATGGACATGTCTGCTCTTGAAGGCATGATGGGTGGCGCTGGTATGCCAGATCTTGGAAATATGGATCTTAGCCAAATGCTTGGTGGTGGCCTTAAAGGTAAGGTTGGTTCATTTGCCATGAAACATGCGATGAAGCGTCAAGCTAATAAGATGAAAAAAGCTAAGAAAAAACGTAAATAA
- a CDS encoding DUF5960 family protein, with protein sequence MRKRKIYDDKLQIDYFSDSYLKFEEDFYRYSAMDIPLTFLTDDIMREMAISQKNYFLLNKENARDGRNHYFHFEVSLPDSKTLVRQYRYLGND encoded by the coding sequence ATGAGGAAGAGAAAAATTTATGATGATAAACTTCAAATTGACTATTTTTCTGATAGCTATTTAAAATTTGAAGAAGACTTTTATCGCTATTCTGCCATGGATATTCCCTTAACCTTTTTGACGGATGATATTATGAGGGAGATGGCTATCAGTCAAAAGAATTATTTTCTATTAAATAAAGAGAATGCCAGAGATGGACGCAATCATTATTTCCATTTTGAAGTCAGTCTACCGGATTCCAAGACACTTGTGAGACAGTATAGGTATCTTGGAAATGATTGA
- the guaA gene encoding glutamine-hydrolyzing GMP synthase: protein MTDISTLNDVQKIIVLDYGSQYNQLIARRIREFGVFSELKSHKITADEVRAIDPIGIVLSGGPNSVYAEDAFGIDEEIFELGIPILGICYGMQLLTHKLGGKVVPAGEAGNREYGQSTLRLRAQSELFAGTPEEQVVLMSHGDAVTEIPEGFHLVGDSVDCPFAAMENTEKNFYGIQFHPEVRHSVYGNDILKNFAFGICGAKGDWSMANFVDMQIAQIRETVGDRKVLLGLSGGVDSSVVGVLLQKAIGDQLTCIFVDHGLLRKGEGDQVMEMLGGKFGLNIIRVDASKRFLDLLAGVDDPEKKRKIIGNEFVYVFDDEASKLKGVDFLAQGTLYTDIIESGTETAQTIKSHHNVGGLPEDMQFELIEPLNTLFKDEVRALGTEMGMPDEVVWRQPFPGPGLAIRVMGEITEEKLETVRESDAILREEIAKAGLDRDVWQYFTVNTGVRSVGVMGDGRTYDYTIAIRAITSIDGMTADFAKLPWEVLQKISVRIVNEVDHVNRIVYDITSKPPATVEWE from the coding sequence ATGACTGACATTTCTACTTTGAATGATGTGCAGAAAATCATTGTTCTAGACTATGGTAGCCAATACAATCAGCTGATTGCACGTCGTATTCGTGAATTTGGCGTTTTCTCTGAATTGAAAAGCCATAAAATTACCGCTGATGAAGTCCGTGCCATCGATCCTATCGGTATCGTACTTTCAGGTGGTCCTAACTCTGTTTATGCCGAAGATGCATTTGGTATTGACGAAGAAATTTTTGAACTTGGTATTCCAATTCTTGGTATCTGTTACGGAATGCAACTATTGACCCACAAACTTGGTGGTAAAGTTGTTCCTGCTGGTGAAGCCGGTAACCGTGAGTATGGCCAATCAACACTTCGCCTTCGTGCCCAATCAGAACTCTTTGCAGGGACTCCTGAAGAACAAGTCGTTCTTATGAGCCACGGTGATGCTGTTACAGAAATTCCAGAAGGTTTCCATCTTGTTGGTGACTCAGTAGATTGCCCATTCGCCGCAATGGAAAATACTGAGAAAAACTTCTACGGTATCCAATTCCACCCAGAAGTTCGTCACTCTGTATATGGTAACGATATCTTGAAAAACTTCGCTTTCGGTATCTGTGGTGCCAAAGGTGACTGGTCAATGGCTAACTTCGTAGATATGCAAATTGCACAAATTCGTGAAACAGTCGGTGACCGTAAAGTCCTTCTTGGACTCTCAGGTGGGGTTGATTCATCTGTTGTTGGTGTCCTTTTGCAAAAAGCTATCGGAGATCAATTGACATGTATCTTCGTTGACCACGGTCTTCTCCGTAAAGGTGAAGGTGACCAAGTTATGGAGATGCTCGGAGGTAAATTTGGCCTTAACATTATCCGTGTTGACGCTTCTAAACGCTTCCTAGATCTCTTGGCTGGTGTTGATGATCCTGAGAAAAAACGTAAAATCATTGGTAACGAGTTTGTTTACGTCTTTGATGACGAAGCAAGTAAACTTAAAGGTGTAGACTTCCTAGCTCAAGGAACGCTTTATACTGATATTATTGAATCAGGTACTGAGACAGCGCAAACAATCAAATCTCACCACAACGTTGGTGGTCTTCCAGAAGATATGCAGTTTGAATTGATTGAACCACTTAATACCCTCTTTAAAGATGAAGTACGTGCCCTTGGTACTGAGATGGGAATGCCTGATGAAGTCGTTTGGCGTCAACCTTTCCCAGGACCAGGACTTGCCATCCGTGTTATGGGTGAGATTACTGAAGAGAAACTTGAAACCGTTCGTGAGTCTGATGCTATTCTTCGTGAAGAAATTGCCAAAGCTGGTCTTGATCGTGATGTATGGCAATACTTCACTGTTAACACAGGCGTACGTTCTGTCGGTGTTATGGGTGATGGCCGTACTTATGACTACACTATCGCTATCCGTGCTATCACTTCAATTGATGGTATGACAGCCGACTTTGCGAAACTTCCATGGGAAGTTCTTCAAAAGATTTCTGTACGTATCGTTAACGAAGTTGACCACGTTAACCGTATCGTCTACGATATTACAAGTAAACCACCTGCAACTGTTGAGTGGGAGTAA
- a CDS encoding putative DNA-binding protein — MEIEKTNRMNALFEFYAALLTDKQMNYIELYYADDYSLAEIAEEFGVSRQAVYDNIKRTEKILEAYEMKLHMYSDYIVRSQIFDDIMEKYPDDSYLQEQIAVLSSIDNRD, encoded by the coding sequence ATGGAAATTGAAAAAACCAATCGCATGAATGCCCTTTTTGAGTTCTATGCTGCACTGTTAACAGATAAGCAGATGAACTATATTGAGCTCTATTATGCGGATGATTACAGTTTGGCAGAAATTGCCGAGGAATTTGGTGTGAGTCGTCAGGCAGTATATGATAACATCAAGCGTACTGAGAAGATTTTAGAAGCTTACGAGATGAAATTACATATGTATTCAGATTACATCGTCCGTAGCCAAATTTTTGATGATATCATGGAAAAATATCCAGACGATAGCTATCTTCAGGAACAAATTGCTGTGCTCAGCAGCATTGATAATAGAGATTAG
- the adhP gene encoding alcohol dehydrogenase AdhP encodes MRAVVVNQASTGVEVVDHEKPSVVGHGQALVKVEYCGVCHTDLHVAHGDFGQVPGRILGHEGIGIVEEVGEGVETLKKGDRVSIAWFFEGCGHCEYCTTGRETLCRSVKNAGYSVDGGMSDYALVTADYAVKVPEGLNPAQASSITCAGVTTYKAIKEAKVEPGQWVAIYGAGGLGNLAIQYAKKVFNARVVAVDINQDKLDLAKESGADLVVNGKEVEDVAGYIQEKTGGTHSAVVTAVSKVAFNQAVDSVRAGGTVVAVGLPSEYMELSIVKTVLDGIRVVGSLVGTRKDLEEAFDFGAQGLVVPVVETVPVDTAVEVFDQMEKGEIQGRKVLDFTK; translated from the coding sequence ATGAGAGCAGTTGTTGTTAATCAAGCAAGTACAGGTGTTGAAGTTGTTGATCATGAAAAACCATCTGTAGTTGGTCATGGTCAAGCTTTGGTTAAAGTTGAATATTGCGGTGTCTGCCATACTGACCTTCACGTAGCTCATGGAGACTTTGGTCAAGTACCAGGTCGTATACTAGGTCACGAAGGTATTGGTATTGTCGAAGAAGTTGGTGAAGGTGTTGAAACACTTAAAAAAGGTGACCGTGTATCAATTGCTTGGTTCTTCGAAGGGTGTGGCCATTGTGAATATTGTACGACTGGTCGCGAAACACTCTGCCGTTCTGTAAAAAATGCTGGTTATAGTGTTGACGGTGGTATGAGTGACTATGCTTTAGTTACTGCAGACTATGCTGTGAAAGTTCCAGAAGGACTTAATCCAGCTCAAGCTTCATCTATTACTTGTGCGGGAGTTACAACCTATAAAGCTATTAAAGAAGCTAAAGTTGAACCTGGTCAATGGGTAGCTATTTATGGTGCTGGAGGACTAGGTAATTTGGCTATTCAATATGCTAAGAAAGTTTTCAATGCACGAGTAGTGGCCGTTGATATCAACCAAGATAAACTTGATTTGGCTAAAGAATCTGGTGCTGACTTAGTTGTGAACGGTAAAGAAGTTGAAGATGTAGCGGGTTATATCCAAGAAAAAACTGGTGGTACACACAGTGCTGTTGTAACCGCTGTTTCTAAAGTTGCCTTCAATCAAGCTGTCGATAGTGTACGTGCTGGTGGAACAGTCGTTGCGGTTGGTCTCCCATCTGAATATATGGAGCTTTCAATTGTCAAAACAGTTCTAGATGGTATCCGTGTTGTTGGATCTCTTGTAGGTACACGTAAGGATTTGGAAGAAGCCTTCGACTTCGGTGCACAAGGCTTGGTAGTGCCAGTTGTTGAAACTGTTCCTGTTGATACAGCGGTAGAGGTCTTTGACCAAATGGAAAAAGGTGAAATTCAAGGACGTAAAGTATTGGATTTCACTAAGTAA
- a CDS encoding Y-family DNA polymerase, whose amino-acid sequence MGYFDYSREPQSDIAFVDMKSFYASVECVERGLHPLKTSLCVMSRAENANGLILASSPIFKQVFGKSNVSRSYDLPFDIHSRKFHYYNAKKQGLPTDRAFVDYIESWAKVTFIVPPRMDLYIKKNIQIQHIFQNYASVEDILPYSIDEGFIDLTSSLNYFIPDRTVTRKDKLDMISGRIQRDIWRETGIYSTVGMSNSNPLLAKLALDNEAKHTATMRANWSYEDVETKVWNIPHMTDFWGIGKRMEKRLNKLGIFSIRELANSNPDTLKKELGIVGLDLFFHANGIDESNVHKPYKPKSHGLGNSQILPRDYERQADIELILREMAEQVAIRLRRAHKKACQVSISIGFSKLEGKRSLQAQMKIEPANNTRVLISHVIELFRKKYQGGAVRSVSVSYANFVDERLQILSLFDNPDDIDKEERLQAVIDSIRQEFGFTTIQKATALQEASRSLARSKLIGGHSAGGLDGLK is encoded by the coding sequence ATGGGATATTTTGATTATTCAAGAGAACCGCAAAGTGATATTGCTTTTGTAGATATGAAATCTTTCTATGCGAGTGTAGAGTGTGTTGAACGTGGGCTGCACCCTCTTAAGACTTCTCTATGTGTGATGAGCAGGGCTGAAAATGCTAATGGTTTGATATTAGCCTCCTCCCCCATATTTAAGCAGGTTTTTGGCAAGTCAAATGTTAGTCGTTCTTATGACTTACCTTTTGACATTCATTCTCGTAAGTTTCATTATTATAATGCCAAAAAGCAGGGACTTCCAACGGATAGAGCTTTTGTAGATTACATCGAATCTTGGGCTAAGGTTACCTTTATCGTTCCTCCTAGAATGGACCTCTATATAAAAAAGAATATCCAAATTCAACACATTTTCCAGAATTATGCCAGTGTTGAAGACATTCTTCCTTATTCCATTGATGAGGGTTTCATTGATCTCACGTCGTCACTGAATTACTTTATTCCCGATAGAACAGTTACAAGAAAAGATAAGTTAGATATGATTTCAGGGCGTATTCAAAGAGATATTTGGAGGGAGACAGGCATTTACTCGACAGTTGGGATGTCTAACAGCAATCCCTTATTGGCCAAGTTAGCTCTTGATAATGAGGCCAAACATACGGCTACTATGAGAGCCAACTGGTCCTATGAAGATGTCGAGACTAAGGTTTGGAATATTCCCCATATGACCGATTTTTGGGGGATTGGAAAGCGGATGGAGAAGCGTTTAAACAAGTTGGGGATTTTCTCTATTCGAGAACTTGCTAATAGCAATCCTGATACTCTTAAAAAGGAGTTAGGTATTGTGGGTTTAGATCTTTTTTTTCATGCCAACGGTATCGATGAGAGTAATGTTCATAAACCTTATAAACCAAAGTCACATGGCTTAGGGAATTCCCAAATCTTGCCACGAGACTATGAGCGTCAAGCTGATATTGAATTGATTCTAAGAGAGATGGCAGAACAGGTAGCTATTAGGTTAAGACGAGCCCATAAGAAAGCTTGTCAAGTTTCCATCAGCATTGGATTTTCAAAGTTAGAGGGCAAGCGTTCGCTACAAGCACAGATGAAGATTGAACCCGCTAATAATACAAGAGTACTAATAAGCCATGTCATTGAACTCTTTAGGAAGAAATATCAAGGAGGGGCTGTTCGAAGTGTCAGTGTCTCTTATGCAAATTTTGTAGATGAAAGGCTTCAGATTCTTTCTTTATTTGATAATCCAGATGACATTGATAAAGAAGAAAGACTTCAGGCAGTTATAGATAGTATTCGACAGGAATTTGGCTTTACGACCATTCAAAAAGCAACTGCTTTACAGGAGGCATCTAGGAGTCTTGCTCGAAGTAAGCTTATTGGTGGGCACTCTGCTGGAGGATTAGATGGCTTAAAATGA
- a CDS encoding GNAT family N-acetyltransferase yields MDSTNLDSELFIEFKSRGKRCQLFYISDRHSEGLYEIVSTERERLAMWLPWVEDMKSIENERAFIKYAREKMERNELFMLTICVNQKPVGMIDIHNIDLQKHQAEIVYWISEKYENQGFVKQGLKKLIKIIPSKFKIDKLLIYIDVDNVKSKFIPISLGFKKESEISQLEFYNGFYHDFEIYGLNVNESNIANG; encoded by the coding sequence GTGGATTCTACCAACTTGGACTCGGAACTATTCATAGAGTTTAAATCACGTGGGAAACGATGCCAACTTTTTTATATATCCGATAGACATAGTGAAGGGTTATATGAGATTGTTTCTACTGAACGAGAACGTCTTGCTATGTGGCTTCCTTGGGTGGAAGATATGAAAAGTATTGAAAATGAAAGAGCGTTTATAAAGTATGCACGTGAAAAAATGGAGCGCAATGAGTTATTTATGTTAACAATTTGTGTCAATCAGAAACCAGTAGGGATGATAGATATACATAATATTGATTTACAAAAACATCAAGCCGAAATTGTGTATTGGATATCAGAAAAATATGAAAATCAAGGTTTTGTAAAGCAGGGGTTAAAAAAATTAATAAAAATCATTCCATCCAAATTTAAAATTGATAAGCTTTTGATTTATATAGATGTTGATAATGTTAAAAGTAAGTTTATACCAATCAGTTTAGGTTTTAAAAAGGAAAGTGAAATTTCCCAATTAGAGTTCTATAATGGATTCTATCATGATTTTGAAATTTATGGGTTAAATGTCAATGAAAGCAATATAGCAAATGGTTAA
- a CDS encoding GntR family transcriptional regulator, with protein sequence MLPAYIRIHDKIKADVDDGTWKIGQRLPSERDLCETFDVSRMTVRQAITLLVDEGILERKPGSGTFVASSRVKEKMRGTTSFTEIVKSQGKKPSSELISYKRVHPNEFEIKNLGVLPQSNVIRMERVRFADDLPVAYEIASIPEKIIRGFKESEITEHFFKTLTDNGYEIGKSQQTISASLANSSLAKHLKVKTGDALLSLTQISFLQDGQAFEYVRSYYVGDRFEFYLENN encoded by the coding sequence ATGCTACCAGCATATATTCGCATACATGATAAGATTAAGGCAGATGTTGATGACGGTACTTGGAAAATCGGGCAACGTCTCCCTAGCGAGCGAGATCTTTGCGAAACTTTTGACGTGAGTCGTATGACTGTGCGTCAGGCCATAACGCTTTTAGTAGACGAGGGTATTTTAGAACGTAAACCAGGCAGTGGTACTTTTGTGGCCAGCAGTCGAGTTAAGGAAAAGATGCGTGGAACCACGAGTTTCACAGAGATTGTTAAATCCCAAGGCAAGAAACCGTCTAGTGAGCTTATTTCATATAAACGTGTGCATCCCAATGAATTTGAAATCAAGAATTTAGGTGTCTTACCACAGTCTAATGTCATTCGTATGGAACGTGTTCGTTTTGCGGATGATCTTCCAGTTGCCTATGAGATTGCCAGTATCCCTGAGAAAATTATCCGAGGTTTTAAGGAATCAGAAATTACCGAACATTTCTTCAAGACCTTAACTGATAACGGCTATGAAATAGGGAAAAGTCAGCAGACCATATCAGCTAGTTTGGCCAATAGTAGTCTAGCCAAGCACCTCAAGGTTAAGACTGGTGATGCTCTCCTGAGTCTGACACAAATTTCCTTCCTCCAAGACGGTCAGGCTTTCGAATATGTACGAAGTTACTATGTTGGTGACCGTTTTGAATTTTATTTGGAGAATAATTAG